One genomic segment of Linepithema humile isolate Giens D197 chromosome 5, Lhum_UNIL_v1.0, whole genome shotgun sequence includes these proteins:
- the Culd gene encoding uncharacterized protein Culd isoform X2, with amino-acid sequence MYRSKYVILAMFWWILAATGNIVRNEDICGPHNGRRLYLELGERGILYAKNVTFDRDSPRQSHLYATNSNSSHHQCSLELVTCPSCMIVVTFKNIALSHHCGDGGVVMDSPCRCDYVWLSEPPYEDVSGSPFCGSYAPITYKSSTRTLSINLFYSQSHKYAFTIEYTAERNRLHLKGTEMTSGAPTKGLNGTGGGILTSPFFPARYPRDLGLEYIITCPNEALSCRIRLLFSDFQLATVSIMEFYDWNGQRLDVSSGARFRPPVIVSSGPSLLIRFYANGGAGLGYKAFYSFVIGHTYDKSIQPITDCGGYVENLGGAITMMNMVGQGVKTYDCVWLIRPPKNFLHMKSHIYLKVVDFADMAGNTELIIKQGPTSALMALEVIRHPANHLQLLRYREHIAPVTSGFHVSLRGTFGPSSHLAIAYATFSYMDCFAGTDFLCQNHRCIPSQLNCDGFDHCGDNSDEPATCFQDWEMQPRNRKWHMNKANYYFPKIDRYPDLKTATLVFVASSLGLIVLISAFIILLYRIGARTRQQRELQSRLETISELLDGARIDEISMPDDPPGYEAPPGYEEVAKLVLQKKKAQCMNRESCNRSFANQHDEDANSSTFLVVDGASNNRSRQTTPVVTGNDRRTLRIPESPPPPYITPPETISKALNLAGLSASMRQICPVRRTWLRRSAQYPLSSSDVHPSVGGPFSRADAEDTYLTDCIPTDTNWISESSPKDTQAVRETVQEDTEALEGNSQHVSEENCDEAAKRAVDEPDEKSTGCSCEGACGCANNSSNPQDLPIDSSSISVTSISIDDREVPQSDRTAIASSSTGKTDEYQEEDFSVSKNAIVKLFDSKSTKPSHHSANSTATSSPSQTLRRSSREPSHDSCVTKISTISACSYDKLQDEFEIVSEVASSVGCTTNPSTAANTPSNVPKNIIDKRGRFGSQRYSSCDLDSLYEGIQILDSYLARRSLNIGHGSQQSVTVMLFGTPEHGSTRDRVASSQQTRKKRCMHARIWHSSEDASMN; translated from the exons ATGTATCGTTCTAAATATG TGATCCTCGCGATGTTCTGGTGGATTCTCGCAGCGACTGGAAATATCGTTCGAAACGAGGATATTTGTGGACCTCACAATGGTAGACGTCTGTACCTGGAACTGGGCGAGAGAGGCATTCTCTATGCGAAGAATGTCACCTTCGACAGAGACTCGCCGAGGCAGTCGCATCTCTACGCCACCAATAGCAACAGCTCCCATCATCAATGCAGTCTTGAACTAGTCACCTGTCCATCCTGCATGATAGTCGTTACCTTCAAAAATATCGCGCTGTCTCATCATTGCGGCGATGGAGGTGTCGTGATGGATAGTCCGTGCAG ATGCGACTATGTGTGGCTCTCGGAACCACCCTACGAAGACGTTTCCGGCTCGCCGTTCTGCGGATCGTACGCACCGATTACATATAAATCGAGCACGAGAACGCTTTCTATAAACCTATTCTATAGCCAGTCTCACAAGTACGCGTTCACTATCGAATATACAGCAGAAA GAAATAGACTGCATCTGAAAGGCACGGAAATGACATCGGGAGCGCCAACAAAAGGTTTGAACGGTACCGGCGGTGGTATTCTGACCTCACCGTTTTTCCCGGCTCGATATCCTCGTGATTTGGGCTTGGAGTATATTATAACGTGTCCTAACGAGGCTCTTTCCTGTCGCATCAGGTTACTGTTTAGCGACTTCCAATTAGCGACAGTTTCCATAATGGag TTTTACGATTGGAACGGACAACGTTTAGACGTGAGTAGCGGAGCGCGATTTCGGCCGCCGGTTATAGTGAGCTCCGGTCCTTCATTGCTGATAAGATTTTACGCGAACGGCGGCGCCGGTCTTGGTTACAAAgccttttattcttttgtgaTCGGCCATACGTATGACAAGTCTATACAGCCGATCACTGATTGCGGCGGATACGTGGAAAATCTGGGCGGCGCTATCACGATGATGAACATGGTCGGTCAAGGGGTAAAAACGTACGATTGTGTCTGGTTGATCAGGCCACCCAAGAACTTTTTGCACATGAAGTCACACATATATCTGAAGGTGGTGGATTTCGCTGACATGG CCGGCAACACGGAGCTGATCATCAAACAGGGTCCGACCTCGGCTTTGATGGCGTTAGAAGTGATTCGACATCCGGCGAATCACTTGCAGCTACTCAGGTACAGAGAACACATCGCACCGGTCACCAGCGGATTCCACGTGAGTCTTCGTGGTACGTTCGGTCCAAGCTCGCACTTGGCGATCGCTTACGCGACGTTCAGTTATATGG ATTGCTTTGCGGGCACTGATTTTCTGTGCCAGAATCATAGATGCATCCCGAGTCAGTTAAATTGTGACGGCTTCGATCACTGCGGTGACAATAGCGACGAGCCAGCAACGTGTTTCCAAG ATTGGGAGATGCAGCCGCGGAATCGCAAGTGGCACATGAACAAAGCGAATTATTACTTTCCGAAAATCGATCGGTATCCAGATCTGAAAACGGCCACCCTGGTGTTTGTTGCCAGCAGCCTCGGTCTGATTGTTCTGATATCTGCTTTTATTATACTGCTGTACAGAATAGGAGCCAGAACAAGACAACAAAGAGAACTACAATCTCGTTTGGAAACAATCAGCGAGCTTCTAG ACGGTGCACGGATCGATGAAATATCGATGCCGGATGATCCACCCGGCTACGAAGCTCCACCAGGCTATGAAGAGGTCGCAAAGCTCGTTTTGCAGAAAAAGAAAGCTCAATGCATGAATCGTGAATCTTGCAACAGAAGCTTTGCAAAcca GCACGACGAGGACGCGAATTCTTCTACCTTCTTAGTAGTGGATGGTGCGAGCAATAATCGCAGCAGACAAACGACCCCGGTAGTAACGGGAAACGATCGACGCACATTGCGGATACCCGAGAGTCCACCGCCTCCGTATATCACGCCTCCGGAAACAATATCAAAAGCTTTGAACTTAGCTGGTTTATCGGCATCAATGAGACAGATTTGCCCTGTCCGTCGCACTTGGCTGCGTCGCAGCGCGCAATATCCTTTATCCTCATCTGACGTTCATCCATCTGTCGGAGGTCCATTCTCGCGTGCGGACGCCGAAGATACATACCTGACTGATTGCATTCCTACAGACACGAATTGGATATCCGAAAGCTCCCCGAAAGATACTCAAGCTGTTCGAGAAACGGTCCAGGAAGATACAGAAGCATTGGAAGGGAATAGCCAACACGTTTCGGAAGAGAATTGCGACGAAGCCGCCAAACG AGCTGTTGACGAACCGGACGAGAAAAGCACCGGCTGCTCCTGCGAGGGTGCGTGCGGCTGCGCCAATAATAGTTCTAATCCGCAAGATCTGCCGATCGACAGTTCATCAATCTCCGTAACATCGATAAGCATCGATGATCGCGAAGTGCCGCAGTCAGATCGAACGGCGATCGCATCGTCTTCCACGGGAAAAACCGACGAATACCAAGAAGAAGACTTTTCTGTCTCGAAAAATGCCATTGTCAAACTTTTTGATTCCAAATCAACGAAGCCATCTCATCACAGTGCCAACTCGACGGCAACGTCTTCGCCCTCCCAAACTTTGCGCCGCTCTTCCAGAGAGCCGTCCCATGACAGTTGCGTCACCAAGATCTCGACGATCAGCGCGTGCAGTTATGACAAACTGCAGGACGAATTCGAAATCGTGTCGGAGGTGGCTAGCAGTGTCGGATGCACCACGAATCCCAGTACGGCGGCCAACACACCGAGTAACGTGCCGAAGAATATTATCGACAAACGTGGACGGTTCGGCAGTCAGCGATACTCCAGCTGCGACCTGGACAGCCTCTACGAGGGCATTCAGATACTCGATTCGTACCTGGCGCGCAGGAGTCTCAATATCGGCCACGGATCTCAGCAATCGGTCACTGTGATGTTATTTGGCACTCCGGAGCATGGCTCAACCCGCGATCGAGTCGCATCGTCGCAGCAAACCAGGAAAAAGAGATGTATGCACGCTCGCATCTGGCACTCCAGCGAAGATGCCTCAATGAATTAA
- the Culd gene encoding uncharacterized protein Culd isoform X1 → MYRSKYVILAMFWWILAATGNIVRNEDICGPHNGRRLYLELGERGILYAKNVTFDRDSPRQSHLYATNSNSSHHQCSLELVTCPSCMIVVTFKNIALSHHCGDGGVVMDSPCRCDYVWLSEPPYEDVSGSPFCGSYAPITYKSSTRTLSINLFYSQSHKYAFTIEYTAERNRLHLKGTEMTSGAPTKGLNGTGGGILTSPFFPARYPRDLGLEYIITCPNEALSCRIRLLFSDFQLATVSIMEFYDWNGQRLDVSSGARFRPPVIVSSGPSLLIRFYANGGAGLGYKAFYSFVIGHTYDKSIQPITDCGGYVENLGGAITMMNMVGQGVKTYDCVWLIRPPKNFLHMKSHIYLKVVDFADMAGNTELIIKQGPTSALMALEVIRHPANHLQLLRYREHIAPVTSGFHVSLRGTFGPSSHLAIAYATFSYMDCFAGTDFLCQNHRCIPSQLNCDGFDHCGDNSDEPATCFQDWEMQPRNRKWHMNKANYYFPKIDRYPDLKTATLVFVASSLGLIVLISAFIILLYRIGARTRQQRELQSRLETISELLVFDITDGARIDEISMPDDPPGYEAPPGYEEVAKLVLQKKKAQCMNRESCNRSFANQHDEDANSSTFLVVDGASNNRSRQTTPVVTGNDRRTLRIPESPPPPYITPPETISKALNLAGLSASMRQICPVRRTWLRRSAQYPLSSSDVHPSVGGPFSRADAEDTYLTDCIPTDTNWISESSPKDTQAVRETVQEDTEALEGNSQHVSEENCDEAAKRAVDEPDEKSTGCSCEGACGCANNSSNPQDLPIDSSSISVTSISIDDREVPQSDRTAIASSSTGKTDEYQEEDFSVSKNAIVKLFDSKSTKPSHHSANSTATSSPSQTLRRSSREPSHDSCVTKISTISACSYDKLQDEFEIVSEVASSVGCTTNPSTAANTPSNVPKNIIDKRGRFGSQRYSSCDLDSLYEGIQILDSYLARRSLNIGHGSQQSVTVMLFGTPEHGSTRDRVASSQQTRKKRCMHARIWHSSEDASMN, encoded by the exons ATGTATCGTTCTAAATATG TGATCCTCGCGATGTTCTGGTGGATTCTCGCAGCGACTGGAAATATCGTTCGAAACGAGGATATTTGTGGACCTCACAATGGTAGACGTCTGTACCTGGAACTGGGCGAGAGAGGCATTCTCTATGCGAAGAATGTCACCTTCGACAGAGACTCGCCGAGGCAGTCGCATCTCTACGCCACCAATAGCAACAGCTCCCATCATCAATGCAGTCTTGAACTAGTCACCTGTCCATCCTGCATGATAGTCGTTACCTTCAAAAATATCGCGCTGTCTCATCATTGCGGCGATGGAGGTGTCGTGATGGATAGTCCGTGCAG ATGCGACTATGTGTGGCTCTCGGAACCACCCTACGAAGACGTTTCCGGCTCGCCGTTCTGCGGATCGTACGCACCGATTACATATAAATCGAGCACGAGAACGCTTTCTATAAACCTATTCTATAGCCAGTCTCACAAGTACGCGTTCACTATCGAATATACAGCAGAAA GAAATAGACTGCATCTGAAAGGCACGGAAATGACATCGGGAGCGCCAACAAAAGGTTTGAACGGTACCGGCGGTGGTATTCTGACCTCACCGTTTTTCCCGGCTCGATATCCTCGTGATTTGGGCTTGGAGTATATTATAACGTGTCCTAACGAGGCTCTTTCCTGTCGCATCAGGTTACTGTTTAGCGACTTCCAATTAGCGACAGTTTCCATAATGGag TTTTACGATTGGAACGGACAACGTTTAGACGTGAGTAGCGGAGCGCGATTTCGGCCGCCGGTTATAGTGAGCTCCGGTCCTTCATTGCTGATAAGATTTTACGCGAACGGCGGCGCCGGTCTTGGTTACAAAgccttttattcttttgtgaTCGGCCATACGTATGACAAGTCTATACAGCCGATCACTGATTGCGGCGGATACGTGGAAAATCTGGGCGGCGCTATCACGATGATGAACATGGTCGGTCAAGGGGTAAAAACGTACGATTGTGTCTGGTTGATCAGGCCACCCAAGAACTTTTTGCACATGAAGTCACACATATATCTGAAGGTGGTGGATTTCGCTGACATGG CCGGCAACACGGAGCTGATCATCAAACAGGGTCCGACCTCGGCTTTGATGGCGTTAGAAGTGATTCGACATCCGGCGAATCACTTGCAGCTACTCAGGTACAGAGAACACATCGCACCGGTCACCAGCGGATTCCACGTGAGTCTTCGTGGTACGTTCGGTCCAAGCTCGCACTTGGCGATCGCTTACGCGACGTTCAGTTATATGG ATTGCTTTGCGGGCACTGATTTTCTGTGCCAGAATCATAGATGCATCCCGAGTCAGTTAAATTGTGACGGCTTCGATCACTGCGGTGACAATAGCGACGAGCCAGCAACGTGTTTCCAAG ATTGGGAGATGCAGCCGCGGAATCGCAAGTGGCACATGAACAAAGCGAATTATTACTTTCCGAAAATCGATCGGTATCCAGATCTGAAAACGGCCACCCTGGTGTTTGTTGCCAGCAGCCTCGGTCTGATTGTTCTGATATCTGCTTTTATTATACTGCTGTACAGAATAGGAGCCAGAACAAGACAACAAAGAGAACTACAATCTCGTTTGGAAACAATCAGCGAGCTTCTAG TTTTTGATATTACAGACGGTGCACGGATCGATGAAATATCGATGCCGGATGATCCACCCGGCTACGAAGCTCCACCAGGCTATGAAGAGGTCGCAAAGCTCGTTTTGCAGAAAAAGAAAGCTCAATGCATGAATCGTGAATCTTGCAACAGAAGCTTTGCAAAcca GCACGACGAGGACGCGAATTCTTCTACCTTCTTAGTAGTGGATGGTGCGAGCAATAATCGCAGCAGACAAACGACCCCGGTAGTAACGGGAAACGATCGACGCACATTGCGGATACCCGAGAGTCCACCGCCTCCGTATATCACGCCTCCGGAAACAATATCAAAAGCTTTGAACTTAGCTGGTTTATCGGCATCAATGAGACAGATTTGCCCTGTCCGTCGCACTTGGCTGCGTCGCAGCGCGCAATATCCTTTATCCTCATCTGACGTTCATCCATCTGTCGGAGGTCCATTCTCGCGTGCGGACGCCGAAGATACATACCTGACTGATTGCATTCCTACAGACACGAATTGGATATCCGAAAGCTCCCCGAAAGATACTCAAGCTGTTCGAGAAACGGTCCAGGAAGATACAGAAGCATTGGAAGGGAATAGCCAACACGTTTCGGAAGAGAATTGCGACGAAGCCGCCAAACG AGCTGTTGACGAACCGGACGAGAAAAGCACCGGCTGCTCCTGCGAGGGTGCGTGCGGCTGCGCCAATAATAGTTCTAATCCGCAAGATCTGCCGATCGACAGTTCATCAATCTCCGTAACATCGATAAGCATCGATGATCGCGAAGTGCCGCAGTCAGATCGAACGGCGATCGCATCGTCTTCCACGGGAAAAACCGACGAATACCAAGAAGAAGACTTTTCTGTCTCGAAAAATGCCATTGTCAAACTTTTTGATTCCAAATCAACGAAGCCATCTCATCACAGTGCCAACTCGACGGCAACGTCTTCGCCCTCCCAAACTTTGCGCCGCTCTTCCAGAGAGCCGTCCCATGACAGTTGCGTCACCAAGATCTCGACGATCAGCGCGTGCAGTTATGACAAACTGCAGGACGAATTCGAAATCGTGTCGGAGGTGGCTAGCAGTGTCGGATGCACCACGAATCCCAGTACGGCGGCCAACACACCGAGTAACGTGCCGAAGAATATTATCGACAAACGTGGACGGTTCGGCAGTCAGCGATACTCCAGCTGCGACCTGGACAGCCTCTACGAGGGCATTCAGATACTCGATTCGTACCTGGCGCGCAGGAGTCTCAATATCGGCCACGGATCTCAGCAATCGGTCACTGTGATGTTATTTGGCACTCCGGAGCATGGCTCAACCCGCGATCGAGTCGCATCGTCGCAGCAAACCAGGAAAAAGAGATGTATGCACGCTCGCATCTGGCACTCCAGCGAAGATGCCTCAATGAATTAA
- the Culd gene encoding uncharacterized protein Culd isoform X3: MYRSKYATGNIVRNEDICGPHNGRRLYLELGERGILYAKNVTFDRDSPRQSHLYATNSNSSHHQCSLELVTCPSCMIVVTFKNIALSHHCGDGGVVMDSPCRCDYVWLSEPPYEDVSGSPFCGSYAPITYKSSTRTLSINLFYSQSHKYAFTIEYTAERNRLHLKGTEMTSGAPTKGLNGTGGGILTSPFFPARYPRDLGLEYIITCPNEALSCRIRLLFSDFQLATVSIMEFYDWNGQRLDVSSGARFRPPVIVSSGPSLLIRFYANGGAGLGYKAFYSFVIGHTYDKSIQPITDCGGYVENLGGAITMMNMVGQGVKTYDCVWLIRPPKNFLHMKSHIYLKVVDFADMAGNTELIIKQGPTSALMALEVIRHPANHLQLLRYREHIAPVTSGFHVSLRGTFGPSSHLAIAYATFSYMDCFAGTDFLCQNHRCIPSQLNCDGFDHCGDNSDEPATCFQDWEMQPRNRKWHMNKANYYFPKIDRYPDLKTATLVFVASSLGLIVLISAFIILLYRIGARTRQQRELQSRLETISELLVFDITDGARIDEISMPDDPPGYEAPPGYEEVAKLVLQKKKAQCMNRESCNRSFANQHDEDANSSTFLVVDGASNNRSRQTTPVVTGNDRRTLRIPESPPPPYITPPETISKALNLAGLSASMRQICPVRRTWLRRSAQYPLSSSDVHPSVGGPFSRADAEDTYLTDCIPTDTNWISESSPKDTQAVRETVQEDTEALEGNSQHVSEENCDEAAKRAVDEPDEKSTGCSCEGACGCANNSSNPQDLPIDSSSISVTSISIDDREVPQSDRTAIASSSTGKTDEYQEEDFSVSKNAIVKLFDSKSTKPSHHSANSTATSSPSQTLRRSSREPSHDSCVTKISTISACSYDKLQDEFEIVSEVASSVGCTTNPSTAANTPSNVPKNIIDKRGRFGSQRYSSCDLDSLYEGIQILDSYLARRSLNIGHGSQQSVTVMLFGTPEHGSTRDRVASSQQTRKKRCMHARIWHSSEDASMN; the protein is encoded by the exons ATGTATCGTTCTAAATATG CGACTGGAAATATCGTTCGAAACGAGGATATTTGTGGACCTCACAATGGTAGACGTCTGTACCTGGAACTGGGCGAGAGAGGCATTCTCTATGCGAAGAATGTCACCTTCGACAGAGACTCGCCGAGGCAGTCGCATCTCTACGCCACCAATAGCAACAGCTCCCATCATCAATGCAGTCTTGAACTAGTCACCTGTCCATCCTGCATGATAGTCGTTACCTTCAAAAATATCGCGCTGTCTCATCATTGCGGCGATGGAGGTGTCGTGATGGATAGTCCGTGCAG ATGCGACTATGTGTGGCTCTCGGAACCACCCTACGAAGACGTTTCCGGCTCGCCGTTCTGCGGATCGTACGCACCGATTACATATAAATCGAGCACGAGAACGCTTTCTATAAACCTATTCTATAGCCAGTCTCACAAGTACGCGTTCACTATCGAATATACAGCAGAAA GAAATAGACTGCATCTGAAAGGCACGGAAATGACATCGGGAGCGCCAACAAAAGGTTTGAACGGTACCGGCGGTGGTATTCTGACCTCACCGTTTTTCCCGGCTCGATATCCTCGTGATTTGGGCTTGGAGTATATTATAACGTGTCCTAACGAGGCTCTTTCCTGTCGCATCAGGTTACTGTTTAGCGACTTCCAATTAGCGACAGTTTCCATAATGGag TTTTACGATTGGAACGGACAACGTTTAGACGTGAGTAGCGGAGCGCGATTTCGGCCGCCGGTTATAGTGAGCTCCGGTCCTTCATTGCTGATAAGATTTTACGCGAACGGCGGCGCCGGTCTTGGTTACAAAgccttttattcttttgtgaTCGGCCATACGTATGACAAGTCTATACAGCCGATCACTGATTGCGGCGGATACGTGGAAAATCTGGGCGGCGCTATCACGATGATGAACATGGTCGGTCAAGGGGTAAAAACGTACGATTGTGTCTGGTTGATCAGGCCACCCAAGAACTTTTTGCACATGAAGTCACACATATATCTGAAGGTGGTGGATTTCGCTGACATGG CCGGCAACACGGAGCTGATCATCAAACAGGGTCCGACCTCGGCTTTGATGGCGTTAGAAGTGATTCGACATCCGGCGAATCACTTGCAGCTACTCAGGTACAGAGAACACATCGCACCGGTCACCAGCGGATTCCACGTGAGTCTTCGTGGTACGTTCGGTCCAAGCTCGCACTTGGCGATCGCTTACGCGACGTTCAGTTATATGG ATTGCTTTGCGGGCACTGATTTTCTGTGCCAGAATCATAGATGCATCCCGAGTCAGTTAAATTGTGACGGCTTCGATCACTGCGGTGACAATAGCGACGAGCCAGCAACGTGTTTCCAAG ATTGGGAGATGCAGCCGCGGAATCGCAAGTGGCACATGAACAAAGCGAATTATTACTTTCCGAAAATCGATCGGTATCCAGATCTGAAAACGGCCACCCTGGTGTTTGTTGCCAGCAGCCTCGGTCTGATTGTTCTGATATCTGCTTTTATTATACTGCTGTACAGAATAGGAGCCAGAACAAGACAACAAAGAGAACTACAATCTCGTTTGGAAACAATCAGCGAGCTTCTAG TTTTTGATATTACAGACGGTGCACGGATCGATGAAATATCGATGCCGGATGATCCACCCGGCTACGAAGCTCCACCAGGCTATGAAGAGGTCGCAAAGCTCGTTTTGCAGAAAAAGAAAGCTCAATGCATGAATCGTGAATCTTGCAACAGAAGCTTTGCAAAcca GCACGACGAGGACGCGAATTCTTCTACCTTCTTAGTAGTGGATGGTGCGAGCAATAATCGCAGCAGACAAACGACCCCGGTAGTAACGGGAAACGATCGACGCACATTGCGGATACCCGAGAGTCCACCGCCTCCGTATATCACGCCTCCGGAAACAATATCAAAAGCTTTGAACTTAGCTGGTTTATCGGCATCAATGAGACAGATTTGCCCTGTCCGTCGCACTTGGCTGCGTCGCAGCGCGCAATATCCTTTATCCTCATCTGACGTTCATCCATCTGTCGGAGGTCCATTCTCGCGTGCGGACGCCGAAGATACATACCTGACTGATTGCATTCCTACAGACACGAATTGGATATCCGAAAGCTCCCCGAAAGATACTCAAGCTGTTCGAGAAACGGTCCAGGAAGATACAGAAGCATTGGAAGGGAATAGCCAACACGTTTCGGAAGAGAATTGCGACGAAGCCGCCAAACG AGCTGTTGACGAACCGGACGAGAAAAGCACCGGCTGCTCCTGCGAGGGTGCGTGCGGCTGCGCCAATAATAGTTCTAATCCGCAAGATCTGCCGATCGACAGTTCATCAATCTCCGTAACATCGATAAGCATCGATGATCGCGAAGTGCCGCAGTCAGATCGAACGGCGATCGCATCGTCTTCCACGGGAAAAACCGACGAATACCAAGAAGAAGACTTTTCTGTCTCGAAAAATGCCATTGTCAAACTTTTTGATTCCAAATCAACGAAGCCATCTCATCACAGTGCCAACTCGACGGCAACGTCTTCGCCCTCCCAAACTTTGCGCCGCTCTTCCAGAGAGCCGTCCCATGACAGTTGCGTCACCAAGATCTCGACGATCAGCGCGTGCAGTTATGACAAACTGCAGGACGAATTCGAAATCGTGTCGGAGGTGGCTAGCAGTGTCGGATGCACCACGAATCCCAGTACGGCGGCCAACACACCGAGTAACGTGCCGAAGAATATTATCGACAAACGTGGACGGTTCGGCAGTCAGCGATACTCCAGCTGCGACCTGGACAGCCTCTACGAGGGCATTCAGATACTCGATTCGTACCTGGCGCGCAGGAGTCTCAATATCGGCCACGGATCTCAGCAATCGGTCACTGTGATGTTATTTGGCACTCCGGAGCATGGCTCAACCCGCGATCGAGTCGCATCGTCGCAGCAAACCAGGAAAAAGAGATGTATGCACGCTCGCATCTGGCACTCCAGCGAAGATGCCTCAATGAATTAA